The genomic DNA TGACATAGTTTTGTATGCATTTTTTTTTAATCAAAATTTTTTGAATAAAATAAAAAAAGCAAAAAGTCTAATCAAAATCAATGGAGGATATTGATGAAAAAGATAGCACTTTTAATGGTTTTTTGCCTCGTGCTTTTTTCCTCGATTGCATATGCAAAACAGTATAATGACAGTTGGGGAGATCACGGATTTAGCATTCTTCGGCAAAATTCCTCCGATCTTTCACTGAACTTTTCCATTCAGGAATATTTTACCACTGATACGGAAGTTGACGGTGAAACGCTTCAAACCATTCACATTCCCGGTGTTTTCCTTCCAAATAATGAAGGTGCACCAGACCTTCCAGGCATGAGCAGATACATCGCTATTCCGGAAGGAGCTTCTGTTACGTTTGAAATAGTTGATTATCGAACAGAAGTTGTTCCCAGCATGGATATCGCACCAGCACCCCGTATTCCACTCGATACTGAAGACGGTCCACTCGATTATCACAAAGACTTGCAGATATACTCAAAAGATGAGTTTTATCCTGCACAACCAGTTGTAATCTCTGACGTCAGACAGATTCGCGGCGTTGATGTTGTTATCGTTGGAATCACGCCATTCCAGTACAATCCTATTACAAAAGAGATGGTCGTGTATCGCGACTTGCAGATCGACCTCAAATTTAACGGCGGTAATGGACAGTACGGTGAAGACAGACTTCGCAGCAGATGGTGGGATCCGATTTATGCCCAATCAATCCTCAACTATGACGTAATTCCTGAAAAAGATTATTCAAATACTTCATCGAAAGATAACGGATGTGAATATCTTATTATTATACCAGATCATCCTGACTTCATCACATGGGCAGATACAGTTAAAAGCTTCCGCCAAAAACAGGGTATCGTTACAAAAGTAGTTACCCTTTCAGACATCGGCAGCAACTCAACATCTGCATTGGAAAATTACTTCAATACTGCATACAACACATGGGATCCTGCTCCATCAGCAGTTCTCTTATTGGCAGATTACGGCACAGAAGGTCCTACAGGTACGAGTATCATCTCTCCTTCCTTCGGCAGCTGCGTTTCAGATAACGTTTATGCTGATGTTGATGGTGATGATCTTCCTGATATCCACTTTGCTCGTATTACTGCTCGTAACTACAGCGAACTTGAAGTTACGATCTCAAAGTTCTTAGATAATGAAACCGATCCCCCTACAAATCCTGATTTTTATGATCATCCAGTCACCGCCCTTGGCTGGCAGACTGAACGCTGGTTCCAAATCTGCTCAGAAACTGTAGGCGGTTTCTGGTCAAATATACTTGGAAAAAACCAGGTCAGAATAAATGCCATTTATAGCGGTAATCCAAATGGTGGTGTATGGTCAACAGCGACGAACACTGCCACCGTTCTTGCTTATTTTGGTCCTGCCGGATTAGGTTATATCCCTACAGATCCCTCAACCCTTGGCGGATGGACCGGCGGGAACGCCACAATGGTTAACAATGCCATCAATAGTGGAGCATTCATGCTTCAACATCGTGACCATGGTGGTACAAGCGGATGGGGTGAACCTGACTATGGAAATAGCGATTTAGGCGGATTGTATAACGATGATCTTGTATATGTATTCTCAATCAACTGTCTCACAGGAAAGTTTAATAATTCCTCAGAATGTTTTGCTGAAGCAATGCATCGTTATGAACATCGTGCACTTGGTATCATTGCTGCGTCAGAAACATCCTACTCCTTTGTGAATGACACATATGTCTGGGGTATGTATGACCTTATGTGGCCGCAATTCATGCCGGATTATGGCGCAAGTCCCACTAACTCTGACTGGATCTACCCCTGCATGGGTAATTCCGCAGGTAAGATTTTCCTCGAAGGTTCTAGCTGGCCATATAATACAAGCAATAAACAAATTACCTATTACCTTTTCCATCATCATGGAGACGCCTTCCTGACTGTCTATTCTGAAATACCTCAGAATCTTGCGGTTACACACGACGCAGCTATGCTGAGTGGTATGACGACATTTAATGTTTCAGCTAATCTCGGTGCTGAAATTGCTCTATCAGTTGATGATGAAATAATTGGAACAGGAATCGGCATGGGATTATCCCCGACTCCCATTTCTATCGAATCTCAACTCCCTGGAGTAAATGTTCTTGTAACTGTTGTAAAGCAAAATTACTATCGTTATGAACAGATCGTTAATGTCATTCCACCTTCCGGACCATATATAATTTATGAAAGCCACTCTATCAATGATGCAGGAGCAAATGATAATGGCGTTATTGATTACGGCGAAGATATATTACTTGGACTGACATTAAAGAATGTTGGTGTGCAAGCTGCAGATAATGTCATTGCTACCCTTTCTACCGCTGATGATTGCATCAACTTCACCGATAACTCAGAGAACTTCGGAACGATCGGTGCCGATCAATCATCAACAATGACTGATGCATATGAATTTACTGTTTCAAATAGTGTTGAAGACCAGCATTATGTCCTTCTCGACGTAAGCGTTGAAGGAGATCCCGGCGTCAAAGAAACCTGGGATACATCATTTGGTATTGTCATCAATGCCCCGCACTTTGTCGTAGGTTCACTCTCAATCAACGATTCAGGCGGCAACAACAATGGTCGTCTTGATCCTGGTGAAACCGTTACCATAACTGTCGAAGCAACCAATGACGGACATGCAATGTCGCCTGACGCAACTGGTACACTTGTCAGCAATAATGGGTATGTTGATATTACTACTGGCACCTATGATTTCGGAACCTTCAATGTTAATCAACCCAAAACAGCATTGTTTGAACTTACGGTTGATAACGACGCTCCTACCGGTGCAAGCATACCTCTTGAATTCAATGTTACGGGTGGAAACTACAGTGCTACCGAAATGTTCTATGAATATATCGGACTTTCTATTGAGGATTTCGAAACCGGTGACTTCAGTGCTTATAACTGGGTTATGGGTGGAGATGCAGACTGGACTATTGATGAGACCAATGCATATGAAGGTAACTACTGTGCACGTTCCGGTGCTATCGGCAATAATTCAGAAACTGAACTTTCATTGACAATCGACACAAATGCCGGTGACATCTCATTCTTTAGAAGAGTCTCTTCAGAAAACAATTACGACTACCTTGAATTCTATATTGACGGTGCACTACAAGGCGAGTGGGCTGGCGAAGCAAGCTGGGGAGAAGTATCTTATCCAGTCTCAGCTGGAACACATACCTTTAAGTGGGTGTATGACAAAGACTATACTCAGACAGGTGGTCAGGATTGCGCATGGATCGATTATATTACCTTCCCGCCAGTTCTTTCACCATTCCCTGTATTCTATCTCTCACCTGGCTCTCTTGATTTCGGTCAAGTTGAAGTCGGTCATGATTCTACAAGACAATTTACGATCTATAATCTTGGCAGCGGGACACTGACCGGTTACATCAGCACTCCTACATGCTATTCGGTTGCAGAAACAGGTACCACTCCCCGAAGAAACCAACTCGATTACTCGATTGGTATGGGCGGCAGCCAGACATATGACCTGACCTTCCTTCCGCAGAATGCTCAAAACTATGACGGTGAAGTAATGATACAGATCAATCCATTCTCATTTGACATTCTTGAAGTCTTCGGTACTGGTGTTCCTGAAATTGGTGTTGACGATAATACCTTCTTCGAAAGAACTGAAATTCTTGGCAGCTTCCCGAATCCTGCAAAAGGATCGGCAGTTATTCAGTATCACCTTAAAGGCAGCATCCTCAACCAAAATGCTGAGATCAAGATATACAATATCCACGGAGAGTATGTTAAAACAGTAAACGGAACCAGTGGTAAAGCGTATATAGACACTTCTGATATGGCAACAGGTATCTATTTCTACAAACTTGTGAACCAGAATCTTGATGAAGTAAAAAAGATGATACTTGTGAAATAAATAATCTCATAATTGATATAAAACCTCGGATCTTTCGGTCCGAGGTTTTTTTATTTTATAATGAATGTTTATTCTTTCTTAGCGATAATTTTCATGCCCTTGGATTCCATAGTAAAGGGTGACTTTTGCCAATCTCCATAGATCGCATCAACCTTCATCCCGCCCTGCTCGATTAATTTTTCTATCTCATTATAATCATATAACCTCATTGAGAAGGGCACATCTTTTCTTATCCCATCACGGATGATGACCCGGTCGTCGAACAAGCGGCCTGTTTTGGGGTCAAAGGTATTGCGGTCTATCATGAGATCCTGCCTGACTTCATAGACATAATAAGGTAAGAAGTCTTTGAGGAAAGCATCCCGATTAAAGGTATCAAAACAGAACAAACCACCCGGAACGAGAGCTTTTGAAATATTCTTTAGAACTTCAAGATTTTCATCATCGGAAAAATAGCCAAAAGCATTGAAAAGTAAAAATGCCCGGTCAAACTCTTCATTAAATTCAACTTCACGCATATCTTTCTTTATAAAATTAATCTTCAAACCCTCATATTCAGCTCTCTTTTTGGCAGCATCGATAAAGCCGTCCATGCGGTCGATACCCGTAACATGATGCCCTAATTTCGCCAACTTAAGAGAATGACGTCCAAAACCGCAAGCCACGTCAAGAATGGACATGGGCTTATTCATACCAAGCTCTTCAACAAGAAATTGTATCTCTTTA from Candidatus Cloacimonadota bacterium includes the following:
- a CDS encoding T9SS type A sorting domain-containing protein encodes the protein MKKIALLMVFCLVLFSSIAYAKQYNDSWGDHGFSILRQNSSDLSLNFSIQEYFTTDTEVDGETLQTIHIPGVFLPNNEGAPDLPGMSRYIAIPEGASVTFEIVDYRTEVVPSMDIAPAPRIPLDTEDGPLDYHKDLQIYSKDEFYPAQPVVISDVRQIRGVDVVIVGITPFQYNPITKEMVVYRDLQIDLKFNGGNGQYGEDRLRSRWWDPIYAQSILNYDVIPEKDYSNTSSKDNGCEYLIIIPDHPDFITWADTVKSFRQKQGIVTKVVTLSDIGSNSTSALENYFNTAYNTWDPAPSAVLLLADYGTEGPTGTSIISPSFGSCVSDNVYADVDGDDLPDIHFARITARNYSELEVTISKFLDNETDPPTNPDFYDHPVTALGWQTERWFQICSETVGGFWSNILGKNQVRINAIYSGNPNGGVWSTATNTATVLAYFGPAGLGYIPTDPSTLGGWTGGNATMVNNAINSGAFMLQHRDHGGTSGWGEPDYGNSDLGGLYNDDLVYVFSINCLTGKFNNSSECFAEAMHRYEHRALGIIAASETSYSFVNDTYVWGMYDLMWPQFMPDYGASPTNSDWIYPCMGNSAGKIFLEGSSWPYNTSNKQITYYLFHHHGDAFLTVYSEIPQNLAVTHDAAMLSGMTTFNVSANLGAEIALSVDDEIIGTGIGMGLSPTPISIESQLPGVNVLVTVVKQNYYRYEQIVNVIPPSGPYIIYESHSINDAGANDNGVIDYGEDILLGLTLKNVGVQAADNVIATLSTADDCINFTDNSENFGTIGADQSSTMTDAYEFTVSNSVEDQHYVLLDVSVEGDPGVKETWDTSFGIVINAPHFVVGSLSINDSGGNNNGRLDPGETVTITVEATNDGHAMSPDATGTLVSNNGYVDITTGTYDFGTFNVNQPKTALFELTVDNDAPTGASIPLEFNVTGGNYSATEMFYEYIGLSIEDFETGDFSAYNWVMGGDADWTIDETNAYEGNYCARSGAIGNNSETELSLTIDTNAGDISFFRRVSSENNYDYLEFYIDGALQGEWAGEASWGEVSYPVSAGTHTFKWVYDKDYTQTGGQDCAWIDYITFPPVLSPFPVFYLSPGSLDFGQVEVGHDSTRQFTIYNLGSGTLTGYISTPTCYSVAETGTTPRRNQLDYSIGMGGSQTYDLTFLPQNAQNYDGEVMIQINPFSFDILEVFGTGVPEIGVDDNTFFERTEILGSFPNPAKGSAVIQYHLKGSILNQNAEIKIYNIHGEYVKTVNGTSGKAYIDTSDMATGIYFYKLVNQNLDEVKKMILVK
- a CDS encoding class I SAM-dependent methyltransferase, which gives rise to MSKNKESKQDTVDVFDPQDYMYFYGNVLTDERTDKEIQFLVEELGMNKPMSILDVACGFGRHSLKLAKLGHHVTGIDRMDGFIDAAKKRAEYEGLKINFIKKDMREVEFNEEFDRAFLLFNAFGYFSDDENLEVLKNISKALVPGGLFCFDTFNRDAFLKDFLPYYVYEVRQDLMIDRNTFDPKTGRLFDDRVIIRDGIRKDVPFSMRLYDYNEIEKLIEQGGMKVDAIYGDWQKSPFTMESKGMKIIAKKE